One Phoenix dactylifera cultivar Barhee BC4 chromosome 8, palm_55x_up_171113_PBpolish2nd_filt_p, whole genome shotgun sequence genomic window carries:
- the LOC103715256 gene encoding phosphatidylinositol 4-phosphate 5-kinase 2-like, with translation MRRLCTEGDANATTRGGGGGSEEEEEEGGEKPSLAAPPAAVTTVAVAHHHHHHHNPRSRSQGGGRRVTPTTCGVEEEAVVEKVLLNGDLYRGEFDGSLPHGKGKYLWSDGCMYEGEWRRGKAAGKGKFSWPSGATFEGEFLSGRMEGFGTFTGSEGDTYRGSWIADRKHGYGSKLYANGDYYEGTWRRNLQEGHGRYVWRNGNQYIGEWRNGIISGRGVLIWANGNRYDGQWENGVPKGNGVYTWPDGSCYVGSWSKGEPKTLNGTYYPAAVAGGRKEIAGGRRSPFSPLDDALLLPPLFPTSRKRSSVDGAPGRASAAAASEKNFPRICIWESDGEAGDITCDIIDPLEASMLYRDGTSFDSGCGGIEAAQRRRSLCCLTVGEVKKPGQTISKGHKNYDLMLNLQLGIRYSVGKPASTQMGELRAADFDPREKFWTRFPPEGSKITPPHQSFEFRWKDYCPMVFRHLRNLFSVDPADYMLAICGDDALRELSSPGKSGSFFYLTQDDRFMIKTVKKSEVKVLIRMLASYYQHVRQYENSLVTKFYGVHCVKPIGGQKVRFIVMGNLFCSEYHIHRRFDLKGSSHGRTTDKAEAEIDETTTLKDLDLNFVFRLQRCWFKEFFEQIKRDCGFLESERIMDYSLLVGVHFRDGVSASKICLSPYIASPEFSGKRESFQGRGGFSELCFYESDCQDMNRILDGRKPLIRLGSNMPARAEHLLRSESESAPAQSGEIDDVILYFGIIDILQDYDITKKLEHAYKSLQADPNSISAVDPKLYSRRFQDFISKIFVKDE, from the exons ATGCGGCGCTTGTGCACGGAGGGCGACGCCAACGCCACCaccagaggaggaggaggaggcagtgaggaggaggaagaggagggaggcGAGAAGCCGTCGCTGGCGGCGCCGCCGGCAGCGGTGACGACCGTGGCGGTTgcgcaccaccaccaccaccaccacaacCCGAGGAGCAGATCGCAGGGTGGGGGGCGGCGGGTGACGCCGACCACCTGCGgagtggaggaggaggcggtGGTGGAGAAGGTGCTGCTAAACGGGGATCTCTACAGGGGAGAGTTTGACGGAAGCCTGCCGCACGGGAAGGGGAAGTACCTGTGGTCGGACGGGTGCATGTACGAGGGGGAGTGGCGGCGGGGGAAGGCCGCCGGGAAAGGGAAGTTCTCGTGGCCGTCGGGGGCGACGTTCGAGGGGGAGTTCCTTTCCGGCCGGATGGAGGGCTTCGGGACGTTCACCGGCTCGGAGGGCGACACGTACCGGGGGTCGTGGATCGCGGACCGCAAGCACGGGTATGGCAGCAAGCTGTACGCGAACGGGGACTACTACGAGGGAACGTGGCGGCGGAACCTCCAGGAGGGGCACGGCCGGTATGTGTGGCGGAACGGGAACCAGTATATCGGGGAGTGGCGGAACGGGATCATCTCCGGCCGCGGGGTCCTCATCTGGGCCAACGGCAATCGCTACGACGGCCAGTGGGAGAACGGCGTTCCCAAGGGGAACGGCGTTTACACCTGGCCCGACGGCAGCTGCTACGTTGGCAGCTGGAGCAAGGGGGAACCAAAGACCCTCAACGGCACTTACTACCCGGCCGCCGTCGCCGGCGGAAGGAAGGAGATCGCCGGCGGGAGGAGGAGCCCCTTCTCTCCGCTGGATGATGCATTGCTCCTTCCACCGCTGTTCCCAACGTCGAGGAAGAGGTCGTCGGTGGACGGAGCGCCTGGAAGGGcaagcgccgccgccgcctccgagAAGAACTTCCCCAGGATCTGCATCTGGGAGTCGGACGGCGAGGCCGGGGACATCACATGCGACATCATCGACCCCCTCGAGGCGTCGATGCTGTACAGGGACGGGACCTCCTTCGACTCGGGCTGTGGGGGCATCGAAGCCGCGCAGCGGCGCCGGAGCCTGTGCTGCTTGACTGTCGGGGAGGTGAAGAAGCCTGGGCAGACAATATCCAAAGGCCACAAGAACTATGATCTCATGTTAAACCTTCAGCTGGGAATCAG GTACTCTGTGGGGAAGCCAGCTTCGACGCAGATGGGAGAGCTCAGAGCAGCAGATTTCGATCCAAGGGAGAAATTCTGGACGAGGTTTCCTCCTGAGGGATCCAAGATTACTCCACCCCACCAGTCTTTTGAGTTTCGATGGAAGGATTATTGCCCCATGGTCTTCAG ACACTTGAGAAATTTGTTTTCTGTGGATCCTGCGGATTATATGCTCGCTATCTGTGGTGATGATGCATTGCGTGAACTATCTTCACCTGGGAAGAGCGGCAGTTTCTTCTATCTGACCCAAGATGACAGATTCATGATCAAGACAGTGAAAAAATCTGAAGTGAAG GTGCTTATTAGGATGTTAGCCAGTTACTACCAACATGTCCGTCAGTATGAGAACTCACTTGTCACAAAGTTCTATGGCGTGCACTGTGTAAAGCCAATAGGTGGGCAGAAG GTTCGTTTCATTGTAATGGGCAACCTTTTCTGCTCAGAGTATCACATACATAGGCGGTTTGACCTAAAAGGTTCATCCCATGGTCGAACAACTGACAAGGCTGAGGCAGAGATTGATGAGACGACTACCCTTAAGGACCTTGACCTCAATTTTGTATTTCGCCTGCAAAGATGTTGGTTTAAAGAATTCTTTGA GCAGATTAAGCGGGACTGTGGATTTTTGGAATCTGAGAGGATTATGGATTATAGCCTCTTGGTGGGAGTTCACTTTCGTGATGGTGTTTCGGCTTCTAAAATCTGTCTGTCTCCATATATTGCTTCTCCAG AATTTTCTGGCAAGAGGGAATCATTTCAAGGTAGAGGGGGATTCTCCGAGTTATGCTTCTATGAGTCAGACTGTCAAGATATGAATCGGATTCTGGATGGCCG GAAACCATTGATTCGGCTGGGCTCAAACATGCCAGCAAGAGCAGAGCACTTGTTGAGGAGTGAGTCCGAGTCTGCACCTGCCCAAAGTGGTGAAATCGATGACGTGATCCTCTACTTTGGAATCATCGACATCCTCCAGGACTACGATATCACCAAGAAGCTGGAGCATGCCTACAAGTCATTGCAGGCCGATCCCAATTCCATCTCAGCAGTGGATCCGAAACTCTATTCCAGAAGGTTCCAAGATTTCATAAGCAAGATCTTTGTGAAGGACGAGTAA